The following proteins come from a genomic window of Legionella cherrii:
- a CDS encoding NAD-dependent formate dehydrogenase, translated as MAKILCVLYEDPINGYPKYYARDTLPKIEHYPDGQSVPTPKHYDFKPGTLLGSVSGALGLRQFLEAQGHQFIVTSDKEGPNSVFEKELPDADVVISQPFWPAYLTAERISKAKKLQLVITAGIGSDHVDLQAAQENNVTVAEVTYSNSISVAEHVVMMILSLVRNYLPSHQWVVQKGWNIADCVVRSYDLEGMTVGSVACGRIGLAVMKRLKPFDVKLHYTDRHRLPENTEKELGLVFHHDVESLVQACDVITINCPLTPETENLFDARLINKMKRGSYLINTARGKICNREAIVQACENGQLAGYAGDVWFPQPAPKDHPWRSMPYQGMTPHISGTSLSAQARYAAGTREILECWLEGRPIRDVYLIVDKGRLAGTGAHSYTMGNVTAGAEEA; from the coding sequence ATGGCTAAAATTTTATGTGTTCTCTATGAGGATCCGATTAATGGATATCCCAAATATTATGCTCGAGACACACTTCCAAAAATAGAACACTATCCTGATGGACAAAGTGTCCCTACTCCTAAGCATTATGATTTTAAACCAGGAACTTTACTGGGATCTGTTTCTGGTGCATTGGGTTTACGCCAATTTCTTGAAGCACAGGGACACCAATTCATAGTGACTTCAGATAAGGAAGGCCCTAATTCAGTTTTTGAGAAAGAATTGCCCGACGCTGATGTGGTTATTTCCCAACCTTTTTGGCCGGCTTATTTAACTGCTGAACGAATTTCTAAAGCAAAAAAACTACAATTAGTCATTACTGCAGGTATCGGTTCGGACCATGTAGACTTGCAAGCTGCTCAGGAAAATAATGTTACTGTAGCTGAAGTCACTTATTCAAACAGTATCAGTGTTGCCGAGCATGTGGTGATGATGATTCTTTCTTTAGTACGTAATTATCTACCCTCCCATCAGTGGGTTGTTCAAAAAGGTTGGAATATTGCGGATTGCGTCGTGCGCTCCTATGATTTGGAAGGAATGACTGTAGGTTCTGTAGCATGCGGACGTATTGGTTTGGCGGTCATGAAACGTTTAAAACCATTTGACGTTAAGTTGCATTATACCGATCGTCATCGTTTACCAGAAAACACTGAAAAAGAATTGGGTCTTGTATTCCATCATGATGTGGAGTCTCTAGTACAAGCATGTGATGTAATTACTATTAACTGCCCTCTGACGCCTGAGACAGAAAATTTGTTTGATGCGCGATTGATTAATAAAATGAAGCGCGGCTCGTACTTAATTAATACTGCTCGAGGAAAAATATGCAATCGTGAGGCCATTGTCCAGGCTTGTGAAAATGGACAACTTGCAGGCTATGCGGGTGATGTATGGTTCCCACAACCTGCCCCTAAAGATCACCCTTGGCGCTCAATGCCTTACCAGGGCATGACTCCACACATTTCGGGAACTTCCTTGTCTGCTCAAGCGCGTTATGCTGCAGGTACTCGGGAGATTTTAGAGTGTTGGTTAGAAGGACGTCCTATCCGTGATGTTTATCTTATTGTAGATAAAGGCAGACTAGCCGGTACGGGAGCACACTCCTACACTATGGGAAATGTGACAGCCGGTGCTGAAGAAGCATAG
- a CDS encoding acyltransferase family protein, producing MRDDSKIEFANTLRGLAALFVVVSHYLSAFWYKRDSISHLINAPLLTHETHATPIYVMWLNPFPLFDWGAYGVGLFFIISGFVIPFSLGKTNSISFFVNRFFRIVPTYVIGFSFTLLALFLGGKFFIAGWPYTFQEIIIHYLPGIRDLFASRNIDVIVWTLEVEMKFYFIAALSIVWFRRYSLKVFFIPTLLFLLTCYMSHRIPEWATSNFVAFIWAETYMMSAQYIIFIFIGVVLHYLYCHKMKPDLGYFIIGTLFAMFCIAWWSGPYSGNLILAWSYAFAVLTFLFAAIFPHFFKANPVFNFLARISYPLYVIHSIAGYIALRMMLEMKFKIWLSLSIVISASLLLSWLLHVFIEQPSRTLGKKLAAKLNNNFKESPMFIKKMIKSSRLKPSQN from the coding sequence ATGAGAGATGATTCTAAGATTGAATTTGCAAATACCTTACGAGGTCTTGCTGCATTATTTGTCGTTGTTTCTCATTATTTAAGTGCTTTTTGGTATAAGAGGGACTCTATTTCTCATCTAATTAATGCACCTCTATTAACCCATGAAACCCACGCGACACCAATTTATGTTATGTGGCTTAACCCATTTCCACTTTTTGACTGGGGTGCTTATGGGGTAGGATTATTTTTTATAATCAGTGGATTTGTTATTCCCTTTTCACTTGGGAAGACCAATAGCATTAGTTTTTTCGTGAATCGTTTTTTTCGTATAGTTCCTACTTATGTCATTGGATTTAGTTTCACTTTATTGGCTCTATTTTTAGGTGGAAAATTCTTTATTGCTGGATGGCCATATACGTTTCAGGAAATAATAATTCACTATCTCCCCGGAATTCGAGACCTTTTTGCTTCAAGAAATATTGATGTTATTGTCTGGACTCTTGAAGTAGAAATGAAATTCTATTTCATCGCAGCACTATCCATTGTCTGGTTTCGTCGTTATTCTCTAAAGGTTTTTTTTATACCCACATTACTTTTTCTTTTGACCTGCTATATGTCGCACAGGATTCCCGAGTGGGCAACAAGTAATTTTGTAGCTTTTATTTGGGCAGAAACGTATATGATGTCAGCACAATATATTATTTTTATATTCATTGGTGTTGTTTTGCATTATTTATATTGTCATAAAATGAAACCTGATTTGGGATATTTCATAATCGGTACTTTATTTGCTATGTTTTGTATCGCTTGGTGGTCAGGGCCTTATTCAGGAAATTTAATCTTGGCATGGAGCTATGCTTTTGCTGTATTAACTTTTTTATTTGCTGCTATATTTCCACATTTTTTTAAAGCAAATCCTGTATTTAATTTTTTGGCACGAATTAGTTACCCATTGTATGTCATTCATAGTATCGCAGGTTATATCGCCTTACGTATGATGTTGGAGATGAAGTTTAAAATTTGGCTATCACTCAGTATCGTTATTAGTGCTTCCTTATTATTATCTTGGTTATTGCATGTATTTATTGAGCAGCCTTCTCGTACATTAGGGAAAAAACTCGCAGCAAAATTAAACAATAATTTTAAAGAGTCACCCATGTTTATAAAAAAAATGATAAAGTCATCGAGATTAAAACCCTCACAAAATTAA
- a CDS encoding aldo/keto reductase has translation MEYKTLGNTGLLVSTLCLGTMTFGGKGFWETVGAVDQAGVDNLIKASIDAGINFFDTADIYSEGESERLLGNSLKNLNIARKDVVIATKVYGRVGQGYNDIGASRGHIMDAVDASLRRLNTEYIDLYQIHGNDPITPIEETLRALDTLVQQGKVRYIGCSNWQAWKIAKALGISQFKNLARFDTLQAYYSLAGRDLEREIIPLLEAEKTGLLVWSPLAGGLLSGKFSRENQTPEHARRSSFDFPVVDKERAWKILDVLRPIAANHNCSVARVSLAWVLTRPAVTSVILGAKHIEQLEDNLEAVKLKLSVEELKQLDEVSALPPEYPGWMLPFQALDRLDPSVQLF, from the coding sequence ATGGAATATAAAACCTTAGGAAATACAGGCTTGCTTGTTTCTACTCTTTGTTTAGGAACAATGACTTTTGGGGGAAAAGGATTTTGGGAAACAGTTGGTGCGGTTGACCAAGCAGGTGTAGATAACCTCATCAAAGCTTCGATAGATGCAGGGATAAATTTTTTTGACACTGCGGATATTTATTCGGAAGGAGAAAGCGAGCGTCTTTTAGGGAATTCTTTAAAAAACCTTAATATTGCGCGCAAAGACGTAGTGATCGCAACCAAAGTATACGGAAGAGTAGGGCAAGGGTACAATGATATAGGGGCCTCTCGGGGGCATATTATGGATGCTGTGGATGCAAGTCTTCGTCGACTGAATACTGAGTATATTGATTTGTATCAAATCCATGGAAATGATCCCATTACGCCAATCGAAGAAACTCTGCGAGCACTTGATACGTTAGTCCAACAAGGAAAAGTTCGCTATATTGGGTGTTCTAATTGGCAAGCATGGAAAATTGCAAAAGCATTGGGAATTTCTCAATTTAAAAACCTGGCCCGCTTTGATACGTTGCAAGCCTATTATTCGTTGGCTGGGAGAGATTTGGAACGAGAAATTATCCCTCTATTGGAAGCCGAAAAAACGGGGCTTCTGGTATGGAGCCCGCTTGCTGGTGGTTTACTTTCAGGTAAATTCAGCCGTGAAAATCAAACACCAGAACACGCTCGTCGTTCCAGCTTTGATTTTCCCGTTGTCGATAAGGAAAGGGCTTGGAAAATTCTCGATGTACTCAGACCAATAGCGGCAAACCATAATTGTAGTGTCGCTCGTGTTTCATTGGCATGGGTACTTACCAGACCTGCTGTAACTTCTGTTATTCTTGGTGCCAAACACATAGAACAATTAGAAGATAATTTAGAGGCTGTGAAACTCAAATTATCAGTTGAAGAATTAAAACAGTTAGATGAGGTGAGTGCGTTACCACCAGAATATCCTGGATGGATGCTTCCTTTTCAAGCGTTAGATCGATTAGATCCATCCGTACAGCTTTTTTAA